Proteins co-encoded in one Papaver somniferum cultivar HN1 chromosome 5, ASM357369v1, whole genome shotgun sequence genomic window:
- the LOC113280594 gene encoding aspartic proteinase CDR1-like: protein MGGTFFIFLATITITHVSLLLNSVIALNPNKGFSLRMIHIDSKESPLYLGDHLTWDERLQRLVEQTRARARYIESQILLESNATHSMNPDIARLRTVYEAAMFYIAEVGLGNFPGSEPLYMNYYLMIDSGSVFTWLQCQGAAPTFTQDMPLYPWNLSTTFRPVTPVPCNKALCPSGRCNDFGQCTYVAGYVSGPISSGIVAKERFTLGSSTGAGALETMDLYVGCGLHQENFGVALGNNHKTRRRDLIAGILGLGRGPWSFLSQMSSAGQGRFSYCFEPSNRKIKASNTYLRFGADATTGTAARRVGETPLVERGKSRKTFYYLNLEDVSVGDKPVGFPRGTFELRNEAEGGTMIDSGAPLSLMYRPYFNKVVDLVRAHFENLKVEYIGRIGVADACFHGEFDSYNYPPITLHFQNANYVISDHRANFIRINANYFCFAYFARESKRPAFKLGALQQINKRIVYDTMDERLSFRDEDCRLDPSN, encoded by the exons ATGGGGGgaacttttttcatttttcttgcaACAATAACAATTACTCATGTGTCACTCCTACTAAACTCAGTCATTGCACTGAATCCAAACAAAGGGTTTAGTTTAAGGATGATCCATATAGACTCCAAAGAATCACCTTTATACCTAGGTGACCATTTAACATGGGACGAGAGGCTTCAAAGACTCGTTGAGCAAACCAGAGCTCGAGCGCGCTACATTGAGTCACAAATATTACTGGAGAGCAATGCAACACACTCCATGAATCCTGATATTGCACGATTGCGTACAGTTTACGAAGCAGCAATGTTTTACATTGCAGAGGTTGGTTTAGGTAATTTTCCTGGTAGTGAACCGCTATACATGAATTACTATTTGATGATTGATTCAGGTAGTGTTTTTACGTGGCTTCAGTGCCAAGGTGCCGCTCCAACTTTCACACAAGATATGCCACTTTATCCTTGGAACTTGTCAACTACATTTCGTCCTGTAACTCCTGTTCCTTGTAACAAAGCTCTTTGCCCGTCAGGTCGGTGCAATGATTTTGGTCAATGCACTTACGTAGCAGGCTATGTCAGTGGACCAATTTCATCTGGTATTGTTGCTAAAGAGAGGTTCACTCTAGGCTCCAGCACTGGTGCGGGTGCCCTCGAAACTATGGATTTATACGTGGGTTGCGGTCTCCACCAAGAGAATTTTGGTGTTGCGTTGGGTAATAATCATAAAACTCGCCGCCGTGATCTCATTGCAGGAATACTTGGTTTAGGGCGAGGCCCATGGTCTTTTCTAAGTCAAATGAGTTCTGCCGGACAAGGTAGATTTTCCTACTGCTTCGAGCCGTCTAACCGAAAAATCAAGGCATCCAACACATATTTAAGGTTTGGTGCAGATGCAACAACGGGAACCGCAGCTCGAAGAGTAGGTGAAACTCCTCTTGTGGAGCGGGGGAAATCTCGTAAGACATTCTATTACTTAAATCTAGAAGATGTTAGTGTAGGTGACAAACCAGTAGGATTTCCTAGAG GTACTTTCGAGCTTAGGAATGAAGCAGAAGGTGGTACTATGATAGATTCTGGTGCTCCACTATCCTTGATGTATAGACCTTATTTTAACAAAGTTGTAGATTTGGTGAGGGCACATTTTGAGAACCTCAAAGTTGAATACATTGGTCGCATAGGAGTTGCCGATGCTTGTTTCCATGGAGAATTTGATAGTTACAACTATCCTCCTATAACACTTCATTTTCAAAACGCAAACTATGTTATTTCAGATCATAGAGCTAATTTTATTAGAATAAATGCTAACTACTTTTGTTTCGCGTATTTCGCCAGAGAGAGTAAGAGGCCAGCTTTTAAGTTAGGAGCATTGCAACAAATAAACAAACGGATTGTGTATGATACCATGGATGAGAGGCTCTCCTTCCGTGATGAGGATTGCAGATTAGATCCATCAAACTAG
- the LOC113280595 gene encoding aspartic proteinase nepenthesin-1-like, with the protein MNPDDARLDTIYKAGIFYCEGSSETFSRDTRLYPWNLSTTFRPVIVVPCNKALCPSGQCNHVGHCTYVAGYISGPVSYGVVTKEMSTLGSNTGANENIELYLGCGLHQENFDGAFGDNHKDGRPDVIAGILGLGRGPRSFLGQLGSAGQGICSYCFERFNRNFQASKTYLRFGADAIIGTTARRVGATPLVVPGKSRKTYYYLNLEDIGVGDKLVGFLRGTFELNSRGEGGFLRGTFELNSRGEGGTVIDFGTLISSMYKPHYGKVLDLVKAHFSELGVKYVGRR; encoded by the exons ATGAATCCTGATGATGCACGATTGGATACAATTTACAAAGCAGGAATATTTTAC TGCGAAGGTTCCAGTGAAACTTTCTCTCGAGATACACGGCTTTATCCTTGGAACTTGTCAACTACATTTCGTCCTGTAATTGTTGTTCCTTGTAACAAAGCTCTTTGCCCGTCAGGTCAGTGCAATCATGTTGGTCACTGCACTTACGTAGCAGGCTATATCAGTGGACCAGTTTCATATGGTGTTGTTACTAAAGAGATGTCCACTCTAGGCTCCAACACTGGTGCCAATGAAAATATCGAGTTATACTTGGGTTGCGGTCTCCACCAAGAGAATTTTGATGGTGCCTTTGGTGATAATCATAAAGATGGCCGCCCTGATGTCATTGCAGGAATACTTGGTTTAGGGCGAGGCCCAAGGTCTTTTCTAGGTCAATTGGGTTCTGCCGGACAAGGTATATGTTCCTACTGCTTCGAGAGATTTAACCGAAATTTCCAGGCATCCAAAACATATTTAAGGTTTGGGGCGGATGCAATAATTGGAACCACAGCTCGAAGAGTAGGTGCAACTCCTCTTGTGGTGCCGGGGAAATCTCGGAAGACATACTATTACTTAAATCTAGAAGATATTGGTGTAGGTGACAAACTAGTAGGATTTCTTAGAGGTACTTTCGAGCTTAACAGTCGAGGAGAAGGTGGATTTCTTAGAGGTACTTTCGAGCTTAACAGTCGAGGAGAAGGTGGTACTGTGATAGATTTTGGCACTCTAATATCCTCAATGTATAAACCTCATTATGGCAAAGTTCTAGATTTGGTGAAGGCACATTTTAGCGAGCTCGGAGTTAAATACGTTGGTCGCAGGTGA
- the LOC113278471 gene encoding phospholipase SGR2-like — MMQKLTGSKEGRIDHTLQDKTFQHPYISALKSHTNYWRDRDTALFILEHLYRDIPEEPDSPDESNSGISDKTTSSSNRFYQSLTLLDEDLPLTFSDRNVIKEFSRKVKKQMNNR, encoded by the exons ATGATGCAGAAGTTGACAGGAAGTAAAGAAGGTCGCATTGATCACACACTTCAA GATAAAACATTTCAACATCCGTACATATCAGCCCTAAAATCACATAC AAACTACTGGCGGGATCGTGATACTGCGCTTTTTATACTTGAACATTTGTATCGTGATATACCTGAAGAGCCCGATTCACCTGATGAATCCAACTCTGGAATTTCTGATAAGACAACCAGCTCTAGTAACAGATTTTATCAAAGTTTGACCTTGCTTGACGAAGATCTTCCTCTAACATTCTCCGACAGGAATGTCATTAAGGAGTTTTCAAGGAAAGTGAAGAAACAAATGAACAACAGGTAG